The nucleotide window TAGATTATTAGTTTTTGCATTGATTATTGTCTCAGGCACATCGGTATACCAAAAATCTGCATTTGTTAGAATCGCCTTTTTAATGTTATACTTTTCAAATCGTTTTAAAATTTCAGTTTGAAGTTCCTTTGCGCTTTTACTTCCTTTAAAAGTTTGACCTCTAAGTGTTGGTGGATGGGTAAGTCCTAACATTGGATCACCCTCCTTAAAGGCATGGAGATGCATGTCTATAATTGGTCCGGTATATCGAGATTCGGTTGAAGAATTGTTGTTTGTTTGGCTAAAGCCATTAGGACAACTAAAAACTAAAGAAATGATAAAGATTAACAAAATGAGAATTGGTTGCTTCATTGCATTGTGTTTTACAGTAAGTTAAGGAGTTTATGATGCTGTAGAAAGGGTGGCGTTATAAACTACAAATTACAATAACAAAAATCAATAAGTAACCTTACTTATTTCTTATCCAAAGTGACCAGCTATCGTTATAAACTTAATATAGACCGTCTTTTAGAA belongs to Aegicerativicinus sediminis and includes:
- a CDS encoding amidohydrolase family protein, with amino-acid sequence MKQPILILLIFIISLVFSCPNGFSQTNNNSSTESRYTGPIIDMHLHAFKEGDPMLGLTHPPTLRGQTFKGSKSAKELQTEILKRFEKYNIKKAILTNADFWYTDVPETIINAKTNNLDTIRFLHSQGKLGAIAEMAPYYAGILADAPSQEPYFELAEELQIPVGFHILPCGPNNGIHLMPEMLGGNAC